The following nucleotide sequence is from Agromyces sp. SYSU T00194.
GCCGGCAGGCCGACCGCGGCCGCCGCAGCCGCCGCCGTGCTGGTCGCGGTGCTCACCGCGTGCGACCCGCACTCCGTCGCCGTGCGCACCTACGACGGCCCGGCCGAGGACGCGGTCGCGACGCCCGCGGCGTCCGACGCGCCTGCCGGGCAGTTCGAGCCCGGCGTCGCCTGGGTCGACGACGGCGCGCGGCTCGCGCTGACCATCCCCGGCAGCTCGTCGTGCCCGTACGTGCCGACCGGCATCGACGTGCCCGATCCGTCGATCATCGAGATCGAGGTCGAGCGCTCGGGCGGGGACGCGTGCACGGCCGACCTGACGCTGCGCACGCACGAGATCCCGACGCCGCAGGGCGTGGCCAAGGGCGGCCCCGTGCGCGTCGAGGTGCTGGGTATCGGCGACTTCGAGCTGCCGCCGATCGGGCCGAGCACGACCGGCTGAGCGCGGCCGGCTGAGCGCCACCGGCTGAGCGCCGAGCACGACCGGCCCAGCACGACCGGCCCAGCACGACCGGCCCAGCACGACCGGCCCAGCACCGAGCCGGGCCGCCGTTCGAGGCGCCCGGCCCGCCGACGCGACGGGGCCCGGCGACCCTCAGGTCGCCGGGCCCGTCAGGCTCGCGTCGCGCCGCTCAGGCGGCCAGCCCGTGCGCGCGCGCCCACGCGGCGGTGTCGACGGACGTGCCGTCGGGCACCACCACGTCGCGGTCGATGCGCGCACCGTTGGCGATCTTGACGTCGGCGCCCACCTTCGCGTGCGCTCCCACGTCGACGCCGTGGCCGACGACGGTGCGGCGGCCGATGTGCACGTTCGCGCCGATGTTGACGCGCTCGCCCACGACGGCGTCGTGGTCGATCCAGCTGCCCGGACCGATCGAGGCGTTCCGCAGCACCTTCGCGCCCGGGTCGACGTATGCCGTGGGGTGCACGTACGCCGTCGCATCCACCTTCGCGCCGGCAGCGACGAGGCCGCGGCCGTTCGCGTGCTTGCGGTACCGCAGGGTGACGCCGTGGTCGTCTTCGAACTCGACATAGGTCTTGCCCATGGTGCCCTCCCTTCACTACGCGGATCTCGGGTGATTCCACGCGTAGCACTGGTACAACACTGCGTCGCGAACGTGCATTCCCGCTGTGCGGCATCCGTGCACCCGCTGAGTGCGCGGTCGGGGGCATCCACCGTTGGGTTCACCGCCGAGCGAGGTTAGGCTGTCCTAAGCTGCAACCCACTCCCCACCGACGCGAGCCCATGACACAGACGCCCCTGCTGCACCTCGACCGCGTGTCCATCCGGCACGACGGCGCCGCGCGTCCCACCCCGGAGCACGTCTCGTTCGACGTCTCGCCGGGCGAGGTCGTGCTGCTGCTGGGGCCGAGCGGATGCGGCAAGTCGACGCTCGCCCTCGCGCTCGACGGGCTCGTGCCGCACGCCGTGCCGGCGACCCTCGAGGGCACGGTGCGCGTGGCGGGGCTCGACACGGCGGAGCATCCGGTGGGCGAGCTCAGCGCGCACGTCGCGATGGTCTTCCAGGACCCCGACGCCCAGGTCGTGACCGGCACGCTGCTCGACGAGGTCTGCTTCGGTCCGGAGAACCAGCTGCTCCCCGCCGACGAGGTGCTCGCCCGCGGCGAGCGGGCGCTGCGTCGCGTGGGGCTCTGGGAGCGCCGCAGCGAGAACCCCGACCGGCTCTCCGGCGGCGGACGGCAGCGCCTCGCGATCGCCTGCGCGCTCGCGATGGCGAGCCCGGTGCTCGTGCTCGACGAGCCGACCGCGAACCTCGACCCGGCGGGCATCGACGAGGTGTACGCCGTGCTGCGCGAGCTCGCCCGCGACGACCGCCACGCGATCGTGCTCGTGGAGCACAACCTCGACCAGGCCATCGACCTGGTCGACCGGGTCGTGGTGCTCGACGGCGCGGGGCACGTCGTGGTCGACGGCCCGGCGCGCACGGTGCTCGCCGGACGCGCCCGGGAGCTGCTCGACCACGGCGTGTGGCTGCCGGTGTCGACCCTCGCCGCGCTGCGCCTCGTCGACGCGGGCGTGGCGATCGACCCGCTGCCGCTCACTCCGACCGAGCTGGCCGCGGCGCTGGACGCGGTGCCCGAGCTGCCCGCGCCGATGACGGATGCCGCGCCGGTGCGCGCCTCCGCACTCGACCCGCGCCCGCAGGTGCGCCTGCGCGCCGGCTCCCCGGGGCCGGCGATCCGCGCCCGCGGGCTCGACGTGCGTCGCGGCGGCAGGCGCGGCCCGGTGGTCGTGCGCGACGTGTCGCTCGACGTCGAACGCGGCGAGTTCCTCGCGATCGTCGGCACGAACGGCGCCGGCAAGACGTCGCTGCTGCAGGCGCTGGCGGGCGTCGTCGTGCCGCCGGCGGGCGCCGTCGACGTGCTCGGCCTCGACCCGGCGCGCACCGACGCGCGCACCCTCGCCCGCAGCATCGGCTTCGTGTTCCAGAACCCCGAGCACCAGTTCCTCGCCCACACGGTCGCAGACGAGCTCGACCACGGCCTGCGCGTGCAGGGCGTGCCAGAGGCGGAGCGGGCGCCTCGGGTCGACGAGATGCTCGCGCGGTTCGGCCTGTCGGACCTCCGCGACCAGCATCCGTTCCTGCTCTCCGGCGGGCAGAAGCGCCGCCTCTCGGTGGGCACCGCGCTCATCGCGGGCGCACCGGTGCTCGCGCTCGACGAGCCGACCTTCGGGCAGGACCGCGAGCGGGCGGCCGAGCTGCTCGGCATGCTCGCCGACCTGAACGCCGCCGGCACGACCGTGATCGTCGTCACCCACGACCTGCAGCTCGTCGCCGACTACGCCACCCGCGTCGCCGTCATGCGCGACGGCCGCGTGATCGGGCACGGACCGACGGGCGACGTGCTCGCGGGGCCCCTCATCGACGAGGCCGGCCTGCGGCACCCCCCGCTCGCTCGGGCGACGCGGGCGCTGACCCGACACCCGGAGTGGCACGGCGTGAGCCGCATCGCCCAGCTCCCGGTGGCGGTACCGGGGGCGACGCGATGAGCGCCACCGCCGCACCGGGCGCGGCCCCGGGCCACGACGACGGCCTCGGCACCGCGACCGCCGGCCGGCGCGGGCGCGGCGAGGGCGTGCGCCTCGACCCGTTCGCGCCGCCGCCGCCCGCACCCCCGTGGCGGTTCCTGCACCACCTGAACCCGCTCGCGAAGGTCGCCGCCCCGCTGCCCGTGATGCTGCTGCTGATCTTCACGCGCGGCATCGCCATTCCGCTCGCGTTCATCGCGCTCGTCGTGCTGCTGCTGCTCGTGGGCGCGCGCCTCGGCGGGCGCCTCGTCGCCGCGCTGCTCGTCGGCCTGCCCGTCGTGATCGCCCTCATGGGTGTGAGCTTCGGGCTCTGGGTGGACGCGTCGCGGGTGGACCAGGCCTCGCCCGCGGCATCCGTCGTGCTGCTCGAGATCGGCGACTGGCGGTTCACGCTCGCCGCCTACCTGGTCGGCCTCGCCACGGCGCTGCGCATCGCGGGCCTGCTCGCGCTCGCACTGCTCTCGGGCCTCACGACCACCGGGCCCGAGCTCGTGCGTGCGATGGTGCAGCAGCTGCGCGTGCCCTACCGCATCGGCTACACGGCGCTCGCGGCCTTCCGGTTCGTGCCGCGGTTCGGGCACGAGCTCGAGGTGATCCGGCAGGCCCATCGGGTGCGCGGCACGGATGCCGGCCGCGGGCCGGTCGCGGCCGTGCGCCGCACGGTCGGCTACGCCGTGCCCCTGCTGGCGAGCGCCATCCGCCACGCCGAGCGCGTCGCCCTTGCCATGGACGCCCGCGCCTTCGGCGCCCACGCGACCCGCACCGAGCGCCACCTCGTGCCGTGGCGCGCCCGCGACACCGTGTTCGTGCTCGCGTTCTGGGCGGTCGCCGTCGCCCTGTACTGGTGGGGCATCTCGTCGGGGCTCGGCACGCTCACGCCGAGCCGATCCGAGATCACCGCCTGAGGCGCACCGCCCGTCCGACCGCCGACCCCGTCCCCGTCCCCGACCCGATTCCCCCGAGGAGACCCATGCGCTTCACGACCCGACTGCTGATGACCTGCGCCGCGATCGGCGCCGCCGGCGGCCTGCTGCTCATCCCGGTGAACAACGCCGCCGCCGCGCTCGCGAAGGTGGTGCCGCTCGCGTACGCCGCCGGCGTCGGCCTCTACCTGCTGCCGTTCGTGATCGCGCTCGCGCTGCTGCGGCGCCCGGGCGTGGGCGTGCTCACCGCGCTCATCGCGGGACTCGTCAACGTGCCGTTCACGCCGTACGGGTTCTCGGCCGTGGTGACGTGCGTCATGATCGGCGTCGCGCTCGAGATCCCGTTCCTGCTCAGCCTGTACCGCTACTGGCGGCCGTGGGTCTTCTACGTCGGGGCGGGCGCGTTCGCCGCGCTCTACTCGACGGTGTCGCTGCGCAGCCTCGGCGTGATCGACTTCGCGCCGGCGGTGCAGGTCGTCTTCGTCGCCCTGCTCGTGGCGAGCGCCGTCGCCGGCACCTGGCTCGGGCGCCTCATCGCCGGCCGACTCGAGCGCACCGGCGTCGTGCGCGGACTCGCGCGGCCCGCGCCGCAGCGCACGCCGGTCGAGGCGTCCGTGGACGCCACCGCCTGACCCGGCCGGACTCGCCCACGCGACACCCCGACGCGAAGAGCCGCCCACCCCCTGCGGGATGGGCGGCTCTCGCGCATGTGCCGTCGGGTCAGCCCGCGGCGGCCGCGGTGTCCTCGATCTCGATGAGGAACACGAGGGTCTGGCCGGAGAGCTCCTGGCCCGCGCCCTCCTCGCCGTACGCGTAGCGCGGCGGGATCGAGACGATCAGCTGCGTGCCGACGGTCTGGCCGACGAGCGCCGCGCCGAAGCCCTCGATGACGCCCGCGGTGCTGAAGCTGATCGGGTCGCCGCCGTAGCTCTGGTCGAAGATCTCGCCCGTGTCCCAGCTGATGCCCTGGTACTGCACGGTGACGGTGTCGCCCCCGGCGACCTCCGCACCGTCGCCCTCCTCGAGCACGGCGACGAGCAGGTCGTCGGACGGGTCGGTGTCGGGCAGCGTGACGGTCGGCAGGCCGGCGTCGTCGAAGGTGACGTCGGGCACGTCCTCGGTCCAGTCCTGCGGCACGGCCGGCTCGATGCGGTCGACCAGGTCGGACACGATGACCACGGTCTCGCCGCCGGCGATGCCGATGTCGGCGTTGCCCTCGTCGCCGAACAGCTCGGCGGCCGGCGCGATGGTCACGGTGCGGGTGCCGACGGGCAGGCAGTCGATGCCGGCGAGGAACGCCGGGAAGATGGTCTCGTCGGCGACGGTGAGCGTGGCCTCCTGCGAGAACGCGAGGTCGCCGGTGGTGCCCGAGAACACGCTGATCTGCGCGGTCACGGCGTCCCCGGCCTCCGTGGCGTCGCCGTCGCCCTCCGTGACGACGGTGCGCTGCAGGTCGTCGGCCTCGAGCGGCACGTCGAACGTGGCGGTCGGCTCCACGCCGAAGTCGCCCGAGACCTCGACCGAGTCGCTCTCGGCGCCGGAGGCGACCTCGAGGCAGGCGCCCGCCTCGGTCGTGGCGTCGGGCTCGTCCGGGGTCGAGGCGCACCCGGCGAGCAGCAGGGCGGATGCGGAGAGCAGTGCGATGGGCGCGGCACGGCGCAGGGTGCGATGCATGGAGGTGCGTCTCGTTTCGTCGTGGGTGTGCGTCCAGTCTGGCCCTTCACGCTTTCAATTGCCTGAATCGGTGCGCCCGGGGTGAGAATGGGCGCATGGGGGAAGTGGCGACGACGCCCGCGTACGCCGATGCGTTCGCCGATGCGGCGGCCGACTTCGGGGTGCTCGGGGCACAGCTGTGGGAGCCGGTCTCGGCCGCGACGATCGCACGGTCGCGGCCGCAGCCGGGCGAGCGCGTGCTCGACGCGTGCTGCGGCGACGGGGCCTCCGCGATCCCGACCGCCGAGCTCGTCGGCGAGGAGGGCCGGGTCGACGCCGTCGATCGCATGCAGGCGATGATCGACCGGCTGCGCGAGCGCGCCGGGTCGGCGCTGCCGCAGCTGCACGCGCACGTGGGCGACGCGCTCGAGTGGTCCGAGGGCGACTACGACCTCGTGCAGTGCGTGCTCGGCGTGTTCTTCTTCGACGACCCGCGCGCCGGGGCGGAGCACCTGGTCGGGCTCGCGCGGCCGGGCGGGCGGGTCGCGTTCACGATCTGGGCGCCCGGCGCGATCGAGCCGCTCGCGGTCGCGCTCGTCGACGCGCTGCGCCCGCTGCGGCCGCAGCTCGACGACGTCGACCCGACCGAGGTCTCGCCCGTCATGCGCTCCGCGTCCAACCCCGGGGCCCTGGCGGTGTGGATGGGGGGCCTGGGCCTCGAGCAGGTGCGCGCGGACGCCGTGCCGCGCACCCTCGAGGTCACGCCCGAGCTCGCCTGGGGCCTCGCCCGCGGCACCGGCATGCGGGCGCTGTTCGGCGACCTCGGTCCCCGGAAGGTCGATGAGGTGCGCACCGCCTACCTCGACCTGCTCGCCGAGCGCGGGATCGACCGACTCGACGCCGGCACCCTCATCGGCGTGGGGCGTCGTCCCCGGTAGTCCTCAGGCCCGGTCGCCGGTGCCGTCGCGGGTCGCCACGGGCCGGCCGGGCGTGTTCGCCCACTGGCTCCATGAGCCGGGGTAGAGGGCGGCGTCGAACCCGGCGATCGCGAGCGCCGCGACCACGTGCGACGCGGTGACGCCCGAGCCGCAGTACGCCGCCACCGGGCGCCCGGGCTCGACCCCGAGCGCCGCATAGCGGTCGCGCAGCGCGGCGGCCGGCAGGAAGCGGCCGTCGGCGTCGAGGTTCCCGGCGGTGGGGGCGGATGCCGCGCCGGGAATGTGTCCCGCCAGCGGATCGACGGGCTCCACCTCACCGCGGTAGCGCTCGGCGGCTCGCGCGTCGAGGAGCACGCCGCCCCGGGGCATCCGCTCGGCCCCGTCGATGTCGACGACCGGCAGGTGACCGAACCGCGCGGTCGCGTCGCCCGGCACGGGTTCGGCCCAGCCGTGCTCCAGTGGCAGCCCGGCCCCGGTCCAGGCGGCGAGGCCGCCGTCGAGCAGGCGCACGTCCGCCACCCCCGCGTGCCGCAGCAGCCACCAGGCGCGCGCGGCGGACTGTCCGCCGAGGTCGTCGTAGGCCACCACCGCCGCACCCGGCCGGATGCCCCAGCGCCGCATCGACGCCGTGAACGCGTCCTCGTCCGGCAGCGGGTGGCGACCGTCGGCGGGCGCATGGTCGGCACGGGCGAGCTCGGTCTCGAGGTCGACGAACACCGCGCCGGGCACGTGGCCCGCGCGGTACGCCGGCCGGCCGTCGGGCTCGGCCAGGCTCCAGCGCACGTCGAGCACCACGGGCGGCGCGGCACCGGCGAGCGCGTCGGCGAGCGACTCGGGCGTGATCAGGACGTCCATGCCCCCATGCTCGCATCCGCGCCGACCCGTCGAGATCGCACGGGCACGCGAGGCCGCACGGGCCGTCGCGACCCCGACGGGCCGTAGCGCATGCGGCTGGCCGAATGCACCGACCCCGCTCCGAGCCCGCCCGGTAGGCTGGATGCCCGCGACCGGGGGGAGGCCAGATGCTCGTCAGCCTCGGGCTCTTCGCGCTCGTGTCGCTGCTGACGCCGTTCGCCACCCGCCTCCTCGGCCGTCGCGTCTTCCCCATCATCGCGATCCTGCCCGCCGCCGTCTTCGCCTGGCTCTGCACGCTCCTGCCCACGGTGGTCGGCGAGGGCGCTGCCGAGGTCGAGCAGCTGCGGTGGATCCCGCAGCTCGGCATCGAGCTCGGCTTCCGGCTCGACGCGCTCTCGATGCTGCTCGCGCTCGTGGTGACCGGCGTGGGCGCAATCGTGCTGCTCTACTGCACCTGGTACTTCCGCGACGACGAGCCGTCGCTCGGGCGGTTCGCCGCGCTCCTGCTGCTGTTCGCCGGCGTCATGTTCGGCCTCGTGACCGCCGACGACGTCTTCGCCCTGTTCATCTTCTGGGAGGCGACGAGCGTGCTCTCGTACCTCCTGATCGGCCACTACACGGGCCGCCGCGAGAGCCGCGGGGCGGCGCTGCAGGCGCTCACGGTCACGACGTTCGGCGGGCTGGTCATGCTCGTCGGCCTGGTGCTGCTCGCCGTCGCGGGCGAGACCACGTCGCTCGCGACGCTCGTCGAGACCCCCGTCACCGGCGCCGCCGCCGAATGGGGCGTCGCGCTGGTGCTGGTCGGCGCGATCTCGAAGAGCGCGCTGGTGCCGTTCCACTTCTGGCTCCCCGCCGCGATGGCGGCGCCGACGCCGGTGAGCGCCTACCTGCACGCGGCGGCCATGGTGAAGGCGGGCGTCTACCTCGTGGCGCGCCTGGCGCCCGCGTACGCCGACCTGTCGGTGTGGCATCCGCTCGTCGTCGGCATCGGCGTGCTCACCATGCTGGTCGGCGGCTGGCGCGCGCTGCGGCAGTACGACCTGAAGCTGCTGCTCGCGTACGGCACGGTCAGCCAGCTCGGCTTCATGATCGTGGTCGTCGGCTTCGGCACGCGCGACGCGGCGCTGGCGGGGGTCGCGCTGCTGCTCGCGCACGCGCTGTTCAAGTCGACGCTGTTCCTCGTCGTGGGCATCGTCGACCACGCGGCCGGAACCCGCGACTGGCGCGAGCTGTCGGGCGTGGGCAGGCGGATGCCCGTGCTCGCGACGTTCGCCGGGCTCGCGGCCGCGTCCATGGCCGGCGTGCCGCCGCTCGTCGGGTTCGTCGCGAAGGAGGGGGTGTTCGAGGCGTTCCTCGAGGGCGCCGCCGCGGGCGAGGCGTGGGCGTGGCTCGCGCTCGTCGGGGTGCTCGTCGGCTCGATCCTCACGGTCGCCTACACGGTGCGGTTCTTCTGGGGCGCGTTCTGGCGCCGACCCGGGAAGCCCGACACGCCCCTGCACGCGGAGGGCGCGGGCATCGTCGCCTCCCCCGTCGTGCTGGCGACCGCGAGCGTGGTCGCCGCGTTCGCGATCGGGTGGATCGAGCCGCTGCTCACGGGGTACGCCGACGAGCTGCCCGGGCCGCAGGAGTACCACCTCGCGATCTGGCACGGCTTCGGGCCGCCGCTGGCGATCTCGGCGCTGGTGTTCGGCGTCGGCGCCCTGCTGGTCTGGCTGCGACGCCCCGTCGCGCGGTTCCAGGCCGCGACCCCCGAATGGTTCGACGCGTCGCGCGAGTACCTGTCGATCGTGCGCGGCACCGATCGCTTCGCGGCGGGCGTCACCCTGTTCATCCAGCGCCGCGGGC
It contains:
- a CDS encoding transferase gives rise to the protein MGKTYVEFEDDHGVTLRYRKHANGRGLVAAGAKVDATAYVHPTAYVDPGAKVLRNASIGPGSWIDHDAVVGERVNIGANVHIGRRTVVGHGVDVGAHAKVGADVKIANGARIDRDVVVPDGTSVDTAAWARAHGLAA
- a CDS encoding ABC transporter ATP-binding protein → MTQTPLLHLDRVSIRHDGAARPTPEHVSFDVSPGEVVLLLGPSGCGKSTLALALDGLVPHAVPATLEGTVRVAGLDTAEHPVGELSAHVAMVFQDPDAQVVTGTLLDEVCFGPENQLLPADEVLARGERALRRVGLWERRSENPDRLSGGGRQRLAIACALAMASPVLVLDEPTANLDPAGIDEVYAVLRELARDDRHAIVLVEHNLDQAIDLVDRVVVLDGAGHVVVDGPARTVLAGRARELLDHGVWLPVSTLAALRLVDAGVAIDPLPLTPTELAAALDAVPELPAPMTDAAPVRASALDPRPQVRLRAGSPGPAIRARGLDVRRGGRRGPVVVRDVSLDVERGEFLAIVGTNGAGKTSLLQALAGVVVPPAGAVDVLGLDPARTDARTLARSIGFVFQNPEHQFLAHTVADELDHGLRVQGVPEAERAPRVDEMLARFGLSDLRDQHPFLLSGGQKRRLSVGTALIAGAPVLALDEPTFGQDRERAAELLGMLADLNAAGTTVIVVTHDLQLVADYATRVAVMRDGRVIGHGPTGDVLAGPLIDEAGLRHPPLARATRALTRHPEWHGVSRIAQLPVAVPGATR
- a CDS encoding energy-coupling factor transporter transmembrane component T family protein codes for the protein MSATAAPGAAPGHDDGLGTATAGRRGRGEGVRLDPFAPPPPAPPWRFLHHLNPLAKVAAPLPVMLLLIFTRGIAIPLAFIALVVLLLLVGARLGGRLVAALLVGLPVVIALMGVSFGLWVDASRVDQASPAASVVLLEIGDWRFTLAAYLVGLATALRIAGLLALALLSGLTTTGPELVRAMVQQLRVPYRIGYTALAAFRFVPRFGHELEVIRQAHRVRGTDAGRGPVAAVRRTVGYAVPLLASAIRHAERVALAMDARAFGAHATRTERHLVPWRARDTVFVLAFWAVAVALYWWGISSGLGTLTPSRSEITA
- a CDS encoding ECF transporter S component — its product is MRFTTRLLMTCAAIGAAGGLLLIPVNNAAAALAKVVPLAYAAGVGLYLLPFVIALALLRRPGVGVLTALIAGLVNVPFTPYGFSAVVTCVMIGVALEIPFLLSLYRYWRPWVFYVGAGAFAALYSTVSLRSLGVIDFAPAVQVVFVALLVASAVAGTWLGRLIAGRLERTGVVRGLARPAPQRTPVEASVDATA
- a CDS encoding FKBP-type peptidyl-prolyl cis-trans isomerase — encoded protein: MHRTLRRAAPIALLSASALLLAGCASTPDEPDATTEAGACLEVASGAESDSVEVSGDFGVEPTATFDVPLEADDLQRTVVTEGDGDATEAGDAVTAQISVFSGTTGDLAFSQEATLTVADETIFPAFLAGIDCLPVGTRTVTIAPAAELFGDEGNADIGIAGGETVVIVSDLVDRIEPAVPQDWTEDVPDVTFDDAGLPTVTLPDTDPSDDLLVAVLEEGDGAEVAGGDTVTVQYQGISWDTGEIFDQSYGGDPISFSTAGVIEGFGAALVGQTVGTQLIVSIPPRYAYGEEGAGQELSGQTLVFLIEIEDTAAAAG
- a CDS encoding class I SAM-dependent methyltransferase; its protein translation is MGEVATTPAYADAFADAAADFGVLGAQLWEPVSAATIARSRPQPGERVLDACCGDGASAIPTAELVGEEGRVDAVDRMQAMIDRLRERAGSALPQLHAHVGDALEWSEGDYDLVQCVLGVFFFDDPRAGAEHLVGLARPGGRVAFTIWAPGAIEPLAVALVDALRPLRPQLDDVDPTEVSPVMRSASNPGALAVWMGGLGLEQVRADAVPRTLEVTPELAWGLARGTGMRALFGDLGPRKVDEVRTAYLDLLAERGIDRLDAGTLIGVGRRPR
- a CDS encoding sulfurtransferase, with protein sequence MDVLITPESLADALAGAAPPVVLDVRWSLAEPDGRPAYRAGHVPGAVFVDLETELARADHAPADGRHPLPDEDAFTASMRRWGIRPGAAVVAYDDLGGQSAARAWWLLRHAGVADVRLLDGGLAAWTGAGLPLEHGWAEPVPGDATARFGHLPVVDIDGAERMPRGGVLLDARAAERYRGEVEPVDPLAGHIPGAASAPTAGNLDADGRFLPAAALRDRYAALGVEPGRPVAAYCGSGVTASHVVAALAIAGFDAALYPGSWSQWANTPGRPVATRDGTGDRA
- a CDS encoding Na+/H+ antiporter subunit A; the encoded protein is MLVSLGLFALVSLLTPFATRLLGRRVFPIIAILPAAVFAWLCTLLPTVVGEGAAEVEQLRWIPQLGIELGFRLDALSMLLALVVTGVGAIVLLYCTWYFRDDEPSLGRFAALLLLFAGVMFGLVTADDVFALFIFWEATSVLSYLLIGHYTGRRESRGAALQALTVTTFGGLVMLVGLVLLAVAGETTSLATLVETPVTGAAAEWGVALVLVGAISKSALVPFHFWLPAAMAAPTPVSAYLHAAAMVKAGVYLVARLAPAYADLSVWHPLVVGIGVLTMLVGGWRALRQYDLKLLLAYGTVSQLGFMIVVVGFGTRDAALAGVALLLAHALFKSTLFLVVGIVDHAAGTRDWRELSGVGRRMPVLATFAGLAAASMAGVPPLVGFVAKEGVFEAFLEGAAAGEAWAWLALVGVLVGSILTVAYTVRFFWGAFWRRPGKPDTPLHAEGAGIVASPVVLATASVVAAFAIGWIEPLLTGYADELPGPQEYHLAIWHGFGPPLAISALVFGVGALLVWLRRPVARFQAATPEWFDASREYLSIVRGTDRFAAGVTLFIQRRGLPGYVGVIVMVLVLGLGTGMLLNGSWPDQWRAWDFPAQPFIAGVMAVAAIAAAVASHRVTAILLVGVTGYGLVMLFGMSGAPDLALTQALVESLTLVAFVLVLRRLPKQIAQHNPPVRRRFRAIIGVLAGATMGAVGLIALGARIEPSISGGLPELALEAHGKNIVNVMLVDIRAWDTLGEISVLVAVATGVASLIFVTGRTGAAPRLDSSAGRRERVRPVVEPEHAEPDPDGRPTNRQAWLLAGRTLAPGNRSILIEVLVRLLFHPAIVVSVYLLFAGHNAPGGGFAGGLLAGLALVARYLAAGRYELGEAVPVDAGKLLGFGLLLAAGTATAPLLFGSTVFESTWFEWHVPVLGEISFGTSTLFDIGVYLVVVALVLDILRSLGAEVDRHREEGMDSAAGPTEPETGPVAVGSTTTIDDEEGAPMGAPATRGEDGR